The genomic interval TTCAGGAAAAGAAGAGGAATATGAAAACTTTAAGGAAAAAGTAAAATATTTAATAAGCAAAACAAATAATAATGATTTTGAAAAAGAAGAATATAATTTTGAGTTAGGAAAGAAAAATGAAGGGCTTTTAACTCAAGGAAATGTACAATATGTAGCTAAGGGTGGAAATTATAAAACTCATGGATATAAGTATTCTGGTGCACTATCTTTATTAGAAAGTATTCTAGGATTTGACTACTTATGGAATGCCGTAAGGGTTAAAGGTGGAGCTTATGGAGTGTTCTCTAACTTTAGAAGAGATGGCGGAGCATATATAGTTTCATATAGAGATCCTAATATAAAAAGCACTTTAGAAGCTTATGATAATATACCTAAGTATTTAAATGATTTTGAAGCTGACGAAAGAGAAATGACTAAATACATCATAGGTACAATAAGAAAATATGATCAACCTATAAGCAATGGAATAAAAGGTGATATAGCAGTTTCATACTACTTAAGTAACTTTACTTATGAAGATCTTCAAAAGGAAAGAGAAGAAATCATAAATGCAGATGTAGAAAAAATTAAGAGTTTTGCACCTATGATTAAAGATTTAATGAAGGAAGACTACATCTGTGTACTAGGCAATGAAGAAAAGATAAAAGAAAATAAAGACCTATTTAATAATATTAAAAGTGTAATTAAATAGATTTTAAATTTGATTTTAAAATTCTTTTATTAAAAAGTAAGTTTATTTTTAGAGATTTAATTGTAAATATGAATTTTAATCTATAAATACAACTTAAAAAATAATTTTAGACCTTATTGTATTTGAAATATTTTATTTCTACAGTAAGGTCTTTTTATTTTGAATTACATTTAAATAAATTAAAATAATAAAATAAAATGTGATATAATATTGTTTATTGTTACATAGAAAGGGAGAAAGACATAAATGGATTTTGTTGCAATAGACTTTGAAACTGCTAATGAGAAAAGAAATAGTGCGTGTTCTATTGGATTGACTGTTGTTAAGGATAATAAAATTGTTGAAGAAAAATATTTTTTAATAAAGCCTTGTGAAATGAGATTTCAGCCCATGAATATATGGATACATGGAATTAGACCAGAGGATGTTGAAAATGAGAGAACTTTTAATGAAATATGGGAAGAAATAAAGGATTACATAGATGGAAATTTAGTAATAGCTCATAATGCAGCTTTTGATATTAGCGTTCTTAGAAAAACTTTAGATTTTTATGATATACCTTATCCAGACTTTGAATATGCCTGTACAGTAGTTATGGCAAAGAATTATTATAAATCATTACCAAATCATAAATTAGGAACTGTAAGTGAAGCTTTAGGATTTGAATTTTCTCATCACCATGCAGGGGAAGATGCAAGGGCTTGTGCTAACATATTACTTAATATATGCAAAGATTTAGATATAGAATCAGTTGAAGAGCTTTCAGATAAGCTTGCCATAAGAATAGGTGCTGTTTATGAAAATGGATATAAGTCTTCTGGAAGAAAGGGAGAATGCAAATATTCAAGTAATTTAAGACTTAAAGAAAAGAAGAAAGAGGGAGAAATATCTTTAAAATGTAAAAATGTAGTTTTTACAGGGCCTTTAAGTTCTATGTCTAGAGGAGAAGCCATAGGAAATGTAATAAGGTGTGGTGGTTTTGTCTCAAGTTCTGTAAGTAAAAAGACAAATTACTTAATTACAGGAATTAGAGATTTAAATAAATTAAAAGAAAATGAAAAGAGTATTAAATTAAAAAAAGCAGAAAATTTAATAAAAGAAAATTTCGATATTAAGATAATAAATGAAGAGGAATTTTTATCTATAATAGAATAAATAAACTTTAATTTTAGATCTAAATATTAATAAATAGCTCATTTAGGGGCTATTTTTACTATTGTTAACAATAAGTTATTTACAATAATATTTATTATGCTAAAATAAGTTAGTAAAATTAATTAATTTATGTAATACTAGAATTAGTTAGCAAATTTTAATTAGGAAATTAGAGGTGATTAAATGGATAAATTATTTACTATAAGTGGAGTAGATTTTTTGGCAGGGGATTTTCAAGATGATATAAGTGAATTTCAAGATATAATACCTATATTACAAGATTTTCAAGAAGAATTAAAATTAGAGAAAATAGAGTGTACAGATGAGAATGATTGCTGTTTTAAAACTAAAGAAAATTATATATGTGAATTAGTTGGGGCTTTAACTGAAGATGATGAATTTTATTCATTAAAAGAGTTAAGAAGTGATTATAATAGATTTAAAGATGAAATGCTATATCCTTTTGGAATACAAGTTTATAAATGTACAGAATGTAATAAATGGATTATAAATTTACTAGAGGAGTAAGTTTTAACATATGGATAAATTGAGAGAGAGTATTACAGGGGTAGGTCATAACATTTATAGCTTTTATAAAAGAGTAAAGGATAAAATTATAAAAGAAAAGGATCCTAAGGTAATAATAATTTGTGTTATTGCTTTAGCCTTAATTATAGTATTTCTATATGGTAATGTTAGTAGTAAAAAGAGAGATGTAATTGAACAATTATCTAATTCCTTAAGCAAAGGAAATGAAAGAGCTTTAATGAACTTAATAGAAGATGGAAATAAAAATTCTGGAATAACAAAAGAGGAGTTAATACCATATATTGATTTTTTTAAAGCGGATAAAAGTAGAATTAATAAGTTAGTTTCTTCTTTAGAAAATGGGGATGAGATATACTCTACAAAATTGGAGTCTAAAAAAAGTTTTTGGGGAGAAAAATGGTATGTTGTAATACAAAAAAAGAAACTTATTGTGGCATCTAATTTCCCGGAAGCTAGTGTGTATTTAAATGGTAATTTTATAGGTACAACTAATACTAGTAGAACTTTAGAAATACCTAACTTAATACCAGGAGTCTATGATCTTAAGATTGAAAAGAAAGCATATAATTCTAATTTAGTAGAAGAAAAAAATATTGTTTTCATGGATAATAATAAGATAGACATACCTTTAAATGGAACCTTAGTCACAGTTAAGAGTAGTTTTGATGATAGTAATGTATATATAAATGGAGAGGACTCGGGTATAAAGGTAAAAGATTTTAAGGATGTTGGTCCTTTCCCAAAGGATGGTTCAACTTACTTAACTATAAAATGCAACACTCCTTGGGGAGAGATAGATAGCCAAAAGTTTTATATAGAAGATCATCCAGAAATAAATATAGAATTAGATTTAAAAGATACAATCATAAAAGAAGATGTTGAAAAAGTTGTAAAGGAATTTTATAGTAGCGTATTTCAGGCTTTAAATTCAGAGGATAAAAATGATATAAGAAATGCTAAGGATGAAGTTAAGGATAATATATATAATACATTAAGTCAAAAATATTTTCTTTTAAAGAATGACTATGATATAAGCGATCTTAAAATTAAGATGGAAAATAGTTCAATAGAACGAAATCATGGTGTTTATGAAGCTAGTATTGTAGTTAATGTTTCTTATAAGATAAAAAAGAAAATATTAGGAATAGATGTTAAAAGTGAATCAATGGAAAAAAACTTTTTCACAAATATGAAGTATGAAAATGGAAAATGGATAGTTTATAATGTACAAGACTTTTCATTACCAGGATTAGAAGAAGAGTAATTAATAAATAAAAAGGAGCTTTATCAAAAGTTATTTTGATAAAGCTCTTTTATTTTATAAAGTTATAGCAGCATCAAGAGCAACTTCCATCATCTTTGTGAAGGTAGTTTGACGCTCCTCACTAGTAGTTTCCTCAGCAGTAATTAAATGATCACTTATAGTAAGTATTGTTAAGGCATTAACACCATACTTAGCTGCTAAGGTATATAAAGCTGCAGTTTCCATTTCAACAGCTAAAGTACCAAATTTAGCCCATTGTTTCCATGCTTCAGGATTATCATTATAGAAGCTATCAGCTGTGAATACGCTACCAACCTTAGGAGAATATCCTTTTTCAACGGCAGTATCGTAAGCGGCCTTTAAAAGTTTAAATGATGCTGTTGGAGCAAAATCTAAACCGTTAAATCTAACTTTATTTATTGCAGAATCAGTATGAGATGACATTGCTAAAACTAAATCTCTAACTTTTATATCTTCTTGCATACCGCCAGCAGTACCTACTCTTATTAAATTTTTAACTCCATAATCTCTTATAAGTTCATTAACGTAAATAGAAATTGAAGGAACCCCCATACCAGTACCTTGAACTGATATTTTTTTTCCTTTATATGTTCCTGTATATCCTAACATTCCTCTAACTTCATTGTAACAAACTGGATTTTCTAAAAAAGTTTCAGCTATAAATTTAGCTCTTAAAGGATCTCCTGGTAATAAAATTGTTTCGGCTATTTGACCTTCTTTTGCACCTATATGAATACTCATAATGTACCTCCTCATAATGTAAATGTTTTATAAATAAATTTTATCATAAATAATGAAAAAATGCTAAAAATTATAAAAAATTAAAATTTTAATTTAAGTAGTTAAAGCTTATTTAGTATGTTATATTAATAGGTAATAATACAAAATAATAATTTATTAAATTTGTATTTATAAAAATAATGAGGTGATAATTTTGTTAAATATAGATAGAAATGAAATTAAGGATACTCCAGAGTATGAAAGCTTTGGTGAAAATGAATTTCCACTGAAATACTTAAGTGAAGAAGAGTTAGAAGAGTTAGGCTTTAAAAAAAGTTGCTGTGGAAGTAGAGGAGGATGTCCTAAAAAAGCAAATGGAACCTGTGGAGGATGTTCTTCAAAGGGAGGATGCCAAGGAGGGTGTTCTAAAAATGGATGTGGATGTTCAAATGGATCTGGTTGTTGTAAGAATAAATAAAAAAAATACATACTCATATGAGTATGTATTTTTTTATATTATTTTCTTTTTTTAGCAACTTCTATATTAACAGTTCTTTTGTTAAGTTTTTTACCCATTGATTTTTTCATTATATTATTTACTGCATCAGCATCAACGTTAGCAAAGCAGAAGTTTTCTTTTATGTCTATATCTCCAACTTGCTTAGGGCTTATTCTAGCAGTCTCTTTTAAGAAGTTAACAAGAGATTTAGGAGTTATACCATCTCTTCTTCCAACAGACATAAATAATCTAGTTTCGTCCATTACAGGAGCTTCTATAGAATTTGAAGTGTAATCAAAAGAAGATTCTTTATCAAATACTATTTTTAAAAGAGCAGCTGCAACATCTACTAAGCTATAATCTTCATCTAATTGAGTAGCTATTGGAATAAACTTTTGGAAATCTTCTGAAGCTTCTTCTATAGTAGATTTTACATTATTTATTATGTTATTATGTTTATTTTGGAATATTTCATCAACTGTAGGTACAGCTTTTCTTATTATTTTACTCTTAGTATGCTTTTGTATTTGTTTAAGCATCATATATTCTTTTGGAGTAACTAAAGAATAAGCAACTCCCTCTCTGTTAGCTCTACCTGTTCTTCCGATTCTATGTACATAACTTTCATTGTCTTGTGGTAGATCGTAGTTTATAACGTGAGTTACGCTTTCAACGTCTATTCCTCTAGCTGCAACATCAGTAGCAACTAAGAAGTCTAAGCTTCCTTCTTTGAATTTTCTTAAAGTTTGAAGTCTATGGTTTTGGCTCATATCTCCGTGCATACCTTCAACCATATATCCTCTAGCTTGCATTTTTTCTACAACTTCGTCAACACCTTTTTTTGTTTTGCAGAAAATTATTGCAGCATTTGGTTCATCAAAATCTAAAACTCTACAAAGTGTTTCAAATCTATCTCTATGTTTTATTTCAAAATAAAATTGTTCTATTTTTGAAACTGTTAAAGAACTTTTCTTTATTGCGATGTGCTTAGTATCTTCTTTCATGTAATTTCTAGCTAATTTCTTTATTTGCGGAGGCATAGTAGCAGAGAATAAAAGTGTTTGTCTATCAGTTTTTAATGATTTAACAATTTCTTCTAAATCATCAATGAATCCCATGTTTAACATTTCGTCAGCTTCATCTAACACTAGGAATCCTATATCGTTAAGAGGTAAACTCTTTCTTCTTATTAAATCTAATACTCTACCAGGTGTTCCAACAACTATATCAACACCATTTTTTAAAGCTCTAATTTGTCTATCTATTGGTTGACCACCGTATATTGGTAAAACAGAAAGTTTTTCATGTTTTCCAAGTCTTACAAGTTCTTCATTAACTTGTATAGCAAGCTCTCTAGTTGGTGCTAAAATAAGTGCTTTTGGAGATTTCTTCTTTCCTGAAAAATCAGCATTATTTATTATAGCGCATCCAAAAGCAGCTGTTTTACCAGTACCAGTTTGAGCTTGACCGATTATATCGTGTCCTTCTAGGGCTACAGGAATACTTTCAGCTTGTATTTGAGATGGCTCTTCAAATCCCATATCTTTTATAGCTTTAAGTAAGCTTTCCTTAAGACCTAAGTCATCAAATTTTATATTGTTCATTCTTTATCCTCTTTCTTCTTGTATATTTTTAGTTTTTAAAATTTATTTTATTTTTAAAATTCTCACAATCAAACAAAGCTTATCATAACATAGTATCTCCATATAAGCAAATGATATTATTTAAAATAAAAATTAAAAAAGTTTATTTAAATGTTTACTATAAGTTATAATAATAAGGATTAAAAAGGAAGGAGAGAAATTAATTTGGAAGTTGGAATTTCTTCAGCATGTTTTTATCCAGATTTTGAATTGGAAAAATCATTTAAAATAATGAAAGAATTGGATTTTAATACAGGAGAATTATTTTTAAATACTTATTATGAGTATAGTGATGATTTTGTAAAGAAATTAATTGAGGAAAAAGAGAAAAATAACTTTAATATAAAATCAGTACATTTTTTTTCATCTATGTATGAACCTTATTTATTTGATCAATATGAGAGAAGAAGAAAAGATTCTTTAGAGGTTTTTAAGAATATATGCAAAGCTACTAATAAATTAGGAGCTTTTTCATATACCTTTCATGGTATGAGAAAACAAGAGTTTAATACTATTAATAAGAAGGAAATTTTAGATATATATAATGAATTAGCTTATATAGCAAGAGAAAATAATATATATTTATCTCAAGAAAATGTTTCCTGGTGTATGTCTTCAGATATAGAATTTTTAAAGTATTTAAAAAATAACATAAAATATGATATTAAATTTACCTGTGATATAAAACAAGCATATAAAAGTAATGAAAATCCTCTCCATTATATTGATATCATGGGGAAGGATTTAGTTAATTTTCATATAAACGATAGAGATGAAAAAAGTATTTGTTTACTTCCAGGTAAGGGGAGAGTAAATTATAAACCTATCATTGAAAAACTAAAAACTTTAGATTATAAAGGACCATTAATAATAGAAGTTTATAGGGATAATTTTAAAACTTACGAAGAATTAAAAGATGTTAAAGATTTTATAGAAAAAAAACTACTAGTATGATAAAATGTATAAATGTAAGAATAAAATAAAAGAAATATTTGATAAAAAAAGAAATTATATGTTATAATTGCCTAGGTTAATTCATAAAACATGAATTTAAAAGGCTATTTACAGGAGGAATATACAATGGAAGCTAAAATGAACAAAATAGACACAAATGTTGTAGAATTAGAAATTAAAGTTGATGCTAAGGACTTTAACGAGGCGTTAAAAAAGTCTTATAATAAAAACTCAAAGAAGTTTAACATACCAGGATTCAGAAAAGGAAAAGTTCCAATGAACATGGTTAAAAAATTCTACGGAGTTGAAGTTTTATTTGATGATGCAATAAACGCTTGTATAGATAAAACTTACGGAGTTGCTTTAGAAGAAAACAACGTAAGACCAGTTGATTATCCACAAATCGAAGTAGTAGAAGTTGGAGAAGGAAAAGACTTAGTTTACAAAGCTAAAGTTACTACTTACCCAGAAGTTACTTTAGGAGATTACAAAGGATTAGAAGTTGAAGAAGTATCTTACGAAGTAAAAGAAGAAGACATAGAAAAACAATTAGCTGATATGCAAGCAAGAAATGCTAGAGTTGAAACTAAAGAAGAAGGAACAGTTGAAAATGGAAACATAGCTGTTATAGACTTCAAAGGATTCATAGATGACGTAGCATTCGAAGGTGGAGAAGGAAAAGATTATCCATTAGAAATAGGTTCAGGAAGCTTCATAGATAACTTTGAAGAGCAATTAGTTGGATTAAAAGTTGGAGAAAGCAAAGATGTTAACGTAACATTCCCAGAAGCTTATGGAAAAGAAGACTTAAACGGAAAACCAGCTAAATTCGAAGTAACTGTAAAAGAAATAAAAGTTAAAGAATTACCAGCTTTAGATGATGAGTTTGCTAAAGAAGTTTCAGAATTTGATACTTTAGAAGAATTAAAAGCTGACTTAAAAGAAAAAGCTGTAAAAGCTAACGAATTAAGAGCTAAAAGAGAAATGGAAGAAAAAGTTATAAACGCTGTAGTTGATAACGCAAAAGTAGAAATTCCAGAAGCTATGATAAACAGAGAAGTTGAAAACATGGTAAGAGACTTAGAAATGAGATTAGGACAACAAGGACTAAGCTTAGAGCAATACTATGAGTTCACTGGAAGCACTGAAGATAAGATGAAATCTTACATGAAAGAAAATGCTGAAAGAAAAGTAAAAACTGA from Clostridium perfringens carries:
- a CDS encoding exonuclease domain-containing protein, which produces MDFVAIDFETANEKRNSACSIGLTVVKDNKIVEEKYFLIKPCEMRFQPMNIWIHGIRPEDVENERTFNEIWEEIKDYIDGNLVIAHNAAFDISVLRKTLDFYDIPYPDFEYACTVVMAKNYYKSLPNHKLGTVSEALGFEFSHHHAGEDARACANILLNICKDLDIESVEELSDKLAIRIGAVYENGYKSSGRKGECKYSSNLRLKEKKKEGEISLKCKNVVFTGPLSSMSRGEAIGNVIRCGGFVSSSVSKKTNYLITGIRDLNKLKENEKSIKLKKAENLIKENFDIKIINEEEFLSIIE
- a CDS encoding DEAD/DEAH box helicase, giving the protein MNNIKFDDLGLKESLLKAIKDMGFEEPSQIQAESIPVALEGHDIIGQAQTGTGKTAAFGCAIINNADFSGKKKSPKALILAPTRELAIQVNEELVRLGKHEKLSVLPIYGGQPIDRQIRALKNGVDIVVGTPGRVLDLIRRKSLPLNDIGFLVLDEADEMLNMGFIDDLEEIVKSLKTDRQTLLFSATMPPQIKKLARNYMKEDTKHIAIKKSSLTVSKIEQFYFEIKHRDRFETLCRVLDFDEPNAAIIFCKTKKGVDEVVEKMQARGYMVEGMHGDMSQNHRLQTLRKFKEGSLDFLVATDVAARGIDVESVTHVINYDLPQDNESYVHRIGRTGRANREGVAYSLVTPKEYMMLKQIQKHTKSKIIRKAVPTVDEIFQNKHNNIINNVKSTIEEASEDFQKFIPIATQLDEDYSLVDVAAALLKIVFDKESSFDYTSNSIEAPVMDETRLFMSVGRRDGITPKSLVNFLKETARISPKQVGDIDIKENFCFANVDADAVNNIMKKSMGKKLNKRTVNIEVAKKRK
- a CDS encoding sugar phosphate isomerase/epimerase family protein, translated to MEVGISSACFYPDFELEKSFKIMKELDFNTGELFLNTYYEYSDDFVKKLIEEKEKNNFNIKSVHFFSSMYEPYLFDQYERRRKDSLEVFKNICKATNKLGAFSYTFHGMRKQEFNTINKKEILDIYNELAYIARENNIYLSQENVSWCMSSDIEFLKYLKNNIKYDIKFTCDIKQAYKSNENPLHYIDIMGKDLVNFHINDRDEKSICLLPGKGRVNYKPIIEKLKTLDYKGPLIIEVYRDNFKTYEELKDVKDFIEKKLLV
- the deoD gene encoding purine-nucleoside phosphorylase, with amino-acid sequence MSIHIGAKEGQIAETILLPGDPLRAKFIAETFLENPVCYNEVRGMLGYTGTYKGKKISVQGTGMGVPSISIYVNELIRDYGVKNLIRVGTAGGMQEDIKVRDLVLAMSSHTDSAINKVRFNGLDFAPTASFKLLKAAYDTAVEKGYSPKVGSVFTADSFYNDNPEAWKQWAKFGTLAVEMETAALYTLAAKYGVNALTILTISDHLITAEETTSEERQTTFTKMMEVALDAAITL
- the tig gene encoding trigger factor, which translates into the protein MEAKMNKIDTNVVELEIKVDAKDFNEALKKSYNKNSKKFNIPGFRKGKVPMNMVKKFYGVEVLFDDAINACIDKTYGVALEENNVRPVDYPQIEVVEVGEGKDLVYKAKVTTYPEVTLGDYKGLEVEEVSYEVKEEDIEKQLADMQARNARVETKEEGTVENGNIAVIDFKGFIDDVAFEGGEGKDYPLEIGSGSFIDNFEEQLVGLKVGESKDVNVTFPEAYGKEDLNGKPAKFEVTVKEIKVKELPALDDEFAKEVSEFDTLEELKADLKEKAVKANELRAKREMEEKVINAVVDNAKVEIPEAMINREVENMVRDLEMRLGQQGLSLEQYYEFTGSTEDKMKSYMKENAERKVKTDLVMSAVTEAEAIEATEEELKAKAEEVAKMYSNGAETEKMVDLLLNAQRAALELDVKREKTLKMLFESLK
- a CDS encoding zinc ribbon domain-containing protein, producing MDKLRESITGVGHNIYSFYKRVKDKIIKEKDPKVIIICVIALALIIVFLYGNVSSKKRDVIEQLSNSLSKGNERALMNLIEDGNKNSGITKEELIPYIDFFKADKSRINKLVSSLENGDEIYSTKLESKKSFWGEKWYVVIQKKKLIVASNFPEASVYLNGNFIGTTNTSRTLEIPNLIPGVYDLKIEKKAYNSNLVEEKNIVFMDNNKIDIPLNGTLVTVKSSFDDSNVYINGEDSGIKVKDFKDVGPFPKDGSTYLTIKCNTPWGEIDSQKFYIEDHPEINIELDLKDTIIKEDVEKVVKEFYSSVFQALNSEDKNDIRNAKDEVKDNIYNTLSQKYFLLKNDYDISDLKIKMENSSIERNHGVYEASIVVNVSYKIKKKILGIDVKSESMEKNFFTNMKYENGKWIVYNVQDFSLPGLEEE